A single Paenibacillus sp. FSL R5-0517 DNA region contains:
- the fumC gene encoding class II fumarate hydratase, with protein sequence MEYRIERDTLGEMKVPADRLWGAQTQRSKENFPIGSEHMPMEVIRALAILKKSAAASNHKLGKLSAAKSDAIAYAADEIIAGRIDDHFPLVVWQTGSGTQSNMNVNEVIANLGNQLLEQKGKEERLHPNDDVNMSQSSNDTFPTALHVAGVLAVEDQLLPAIAVLKATFADKSEAFKDIIKIGRTHLQDATPITLGQEISGWEAMLGKSERMIRESVQYLKELAIGGTAVGTGINAHPDFGDFTAKEIGKHTGKDFVSAPNKFHALTSHDEVVYAHGAVKALAADLMKIANDVRWLASGPRSGLGEIRIPENEPGSSIMPGKVNPTQSEAITMVVTQVMGNDAAIGFAASQGNFELNVFKPVIIYNFLQSVQLLADSIIAFNDKCAVGIEPNLDQIEHNLNNSLMLVTALNPHIGYENAAKIAKLAHKEGLSLKQATLQTGLLTEEQFDQYVDPAKMIAPKA encoded by the coding sequence GTGGAATACCGCATTGAGAGAGATACGTTAGGCGAAATGAAAGTACCAGCCGACAGGCTGTGGGGAGCTCAGACGCAGCGCAGCAAGGAGAATTTCCCGATTGGCAGCGAACATATGCCGATGGAAGTTATCCGTGCCCTTGCCATTTTGAAAAAAAGTGCTGCGGCCAGTAACCATAAATTAGGTAAATTATCTGCCGCTAAGTCCGATGCCATCGCTTATGCAGCAGACGAGATTATTGCAGGTCGTATCGATGACCATTTCCCACTGGTCGTGTGGCAGACTGGTAGCGGAACGCAATCCAATATGAACGTGAACGAAGTGATTGCCAATCTGGGGAACCAACTGCTGGAGCAAAAGGGAAAAGAAGAGCGTCTGCATCCAAATGATGACGTGAACATGTCCCAGAGCTCCAACGATACATTCCCAACGGCTCTGCATGTCGCAGGTGTTCTAGCTGTTGAGGATCAACTCTTGCCGGCCATTGCGGTATTAAAAGCGACTTTTGCAGACAAGTCGGAGGCATTCAAAGATATTATCAAGATTGGACGTACTCACCTTCAGGACGCAACACCAATTACGCTTGGCCAGGAGATCAGTGGTTGGGAAGCCATGCTGGGCAAGAGTGAGCGTATGATCCGTGAAAGTGTACAGTACCTGAAGGAGCTTGCGATCGGTGGTACAGCTGTCGGAACGGGCATCAATGCTCATCCGGACTTTGGGGACTTCACTGCCAAGGAGATTGGTAAACATACGGGGAAAGATTTTGTATCTGCACCAAACAAATTCCACGCCCTTACAAGTCATGATGAAGTTGTATATGCGCACGGTGCCGTTAAAGCGCTTGCAGCTGATTTGATGAAAATTGCCAATGATGTTCGCTGGTTGGCCAGTGGCCCCCGCAGTGGATTGGGCGAGATCCGTATTCCTGAGAATGAGCCAGGCAGTTCCATTATGCCGGGTAAAGTCAACCCAACTCAAAGCGAGGCCATCACTATGGTGGTTACGCAGGTCATGGGTAATGATGCAGCGATTGGTTTCGCGGCAAGTCAGGGTAATTTTGAACTGAATGTATTCAAACCGGTTATCATCTATAACTTCTTGCAATCCGTGCAACTGCTGGCGGACTCCATTATTGCGTTTAATGACAAGTGTGCCGTAGGCATTGAGCCTAACCTGGATCAGATTGAACATAATCTGAACAATTCGCTCATGCTGGTTACAGCCCTCAACCCGCATATTGGATATGAGAATGCAGCCAAAATTGCGAAGCTTGCGCATAAAGAAGGCTTGTCTTTGAAACAGGCGACGTTACAAACAGGCCTGCTTACCGAAGAGCAATTTGATCAATATGTCGATCCAGCCAAAATGATCGCTCCAAAGGCCTAA
- a CDS encoding aldose 1-epimerase gives MTQQNAAFEEQFGGIPAIWLRFNQFEAAVIPSVGANLVAFRDTEKGFRYLREPNQDQMDEFMAAPAVYGIPILSPPNRYEDGRFPWNGQVYQLPVNEPATGNHLHGFLHDAEWKVEGYGSDQLESYVLLSQDVKEGHTFHQYLPFTFTVTLRYSLSSQGLQQQLIVRNNGQEYMPNLFAFHTAIAVPFAPDSQSSDYTAKVTIGQRRELNERSLPTGQFQPLTPEEEQLKKDGVSPFFAAMDNHYTAEPQNGRNYMELTDHRTGDKLVYDVGTSYKHWMIWNNNMGGEFFCPEPQMNLVNAPNVEGIPAEEIGLVGLEPGELFEQSSRLYPIAAQK, from the coding sequence ATGACACAACAAAATGCAGCATTTGAAGAACAATTTGGAGGGATACCGGCCATTTGGCTTCGTTTTAATCAGTTTGAAGCGGCTGTTATTCCAAGCGTGGGTGCCAACCTCGTTGCTTTCCGTGATACAGAAAAGGGTTTCCGTTACTTAAGAGAGCCGAATCAGGATCAGATGGATGAGTTTATGGCTGCACCAGCGGTCTATGGAATTCCGATTCTATCTCCGCCGAATCGTTATGAGGATGGACGTTTCCCTTGGAATGGTCAAGTCTATCAGTTGCCTGTGAACGAACCGGCTACAGGTAACCATTTACATGGATTTTTGCATGATGCGGAGTGGAAGGTCGAAGGATATGGTTCTGATCAGTTGGAAAGCTATGTACTGCTTAGCCAGGACGTGAAAGAAGGACATACATTCCATCAGTACCTGCCGTTTACGTTCACCGTGACGCTTCGTTACTCTTTGAGCAGCCAAGGGCTTCAGCAACAATTAATTGTTCGTAATAACGGGCAAGAATACATGCCTAATCTGTTTGCATTCCACACGGCAATTGCTGTTCCTTTTGCACCGGATAGTCAATCCTCGGATTACACGGCCAAAGTTACGATTGGACAACGACGTGAATTGAATGAGCGTTCTCTGCCAACAGGACAATTTCAACCGCTTACACCTGAGGAAGAACAATTGAAGAAAGACGGAGTTAGTCCGTTCTTTGCTGCCATGGATAATCATTACACTGCAGAACCGCAAAATGGTCGTAACTATATGGAGCTCACGGACCACCGTACTGGAGACAAACTGGTCTATGATGTAGGTACTTCCTACAAGCACTGGATGATCTGGAATAATAACATGGGTGGCGAATTCTTCTGTCCTGAACCACAGATGAACCTGGTTAACGCTCCTAATGTTGAAGGCATCCCGGCAGAAGAAATCGGATTGGTCGGTCTGGAACCAGGTGAACTATTCGAACAGAGCAGCCGATTGTATCCAATTGCGGCACAAAAATAA
- a CDS encoding MBL fold metallo-hydrolase: protein MASDNLITEGLTGLEEVAPDILSLRTLFVNVVFIGEPGSRNWVLVDTGMARFTDHIVQIATERFQGPPSAIILTHGHFDHVGTVIELEQFWGVPVYAHPLEIPYLTGLKDYPPADPSVGGGLMSRLSFAYPNEAINLDDRIFSLPKDHTVPGLAGWEWVHTPGHTPGHVSLFREADRLLIAGDAIITVKQESLWSVLLQDKQLHGPPSYFTTDWQAAHQSVQHIRHLEPKLAITGHGHALSGDMLRESLKRLDMDFEESTVPDHGKYVD from the coding sequence ATGGCATCTGACAATCTGATTACAGAAGGGTTGACGGGACTTGAAGAAGTCGCGCCCGATATTCTCAGTTTACGTACACTATTCGTTAATGTCGTGTTCATCGGAGAGCCAGGAAGCAGGAACTGGGTCCTCGTGGACACCGGAATGGCGAGGTTCACAGATCATATTGTTCAGATTGCAACAGAACGATTTCAAGGTCCGCCGTCTGCGATCATTTTGACACACGGTCACTTCGACCATGTAGGAACCGTTATTGAACTGGAACAATTCTGGGGTGTGCCCGTATATGCTCATCCGCTTGAAATTCCGTATTTAACGGGATTGAAAGATTACCCGCCAGCGGACCCTTCTGTAGGTGGAGGTTTAATGTCCAGGTTGTCATTCGCGTATCCCAATGAGGCAATCAATCTGGATGATCGGATATTCAGTCTACCCAAAGATCACACTGTTCCAGGCTTAGCAGGATGGGAGTGGGTGCACACGCCAGGTCATACACCTGGACATGTGTCACTGTTTCGTGAAGCGGACCGTCTGTTAATTGCGGGAGACGCAATCATTACAGTGAAGCAGGAATCGCTGTGGAGTGTGTTGCTTCAGGACAAACAGTTGCATGGCCCGCCTTCCTATTTTACAACCGATTGGCAGGCTGCTCATCAATCGGTCCAGCATATAAGGCATCTGGAGCCGAAACTTGCGATTACCGGGCATGGGCATGCCTTGAGCGGAGATATGCTGAGAGAATCCCTGAAGAGGCTTGATATGGACTTTGAAGAAAGCACTGTGCCGGATCACGGCAAATATGTGGATTAA
- a CDS encoding aminopeptidase: protein MLSFEQKLDRYAELAVRVGANVQPGQVFVISAMIDTAEFVRLLVRKGYEAGAKQVIVKYSDETVNRLRFEMAPEESFQEPPKWHASELEELAANNAAFLTVLSSSPDLMKGIDPARISAHQRTFGQAMAKYRQYQQADKMSWTGVACPSPAWAAKVFPDLPATEQVNQLWEAIFAAVRADLEDPVAAWEEHIERLETKAVALNNKKYHALHFLSPGTDLTVELPEGHIWAQAGSVNEQGIPFVANIPTEEVFTAPSKHGVNGKVSSTKPLSYGGSIIDRFSLTFENGRIVDFHAEEGQDTLERLISMDEGSHYLGEIALVPFHSPISESGILYYTTLYDENASCHLAIGSSYAFNIEGGKTMSPEELAARGMNSSITHVDFMMGSPETDIYGITANGEREAIFLKGDWAF from the coding sequence ATGTTAAGTTTTGAACAAAAACTGGATCGTTACGCTGAACTGGCTGTAAGAGTAGGCGCAAACGTGCAGCCAGGACAAGTATTTGTCATTAGTGCAATGATTGATACCGCTGAATTCGTACGCTTGCTTGTGCGTAAGGGATACGAGGCCGGTGCCAAGCAGGTTATTGTAAAATACAGTGATGAAACGGTGAATCGATTGCGGTTTGAGATGGCCCCAGAGGAATCCTTCCAAGAGCCGCCGAAGTGGCATGCATCGGAGCTTGAAGAACTGGCGGCCAATAATGCAGCCTTCCTGACCGTATTGTCATCCAGCCCGGATCTGATGAAAGGTATTGATCCTGCGCGGATCTCGGCCCATCAGCGTACATTTGGTCAGGCGATGGCCAAGTACCGACAGTATCAACAAGCGGATAAAATGAGCTGGACGGGTGTGGCTTGTCCTTCTCCCGCTTGGGCAGCCAAAGTATTCCCGGATCTTCCGGCAACGGAGCAGGTTAACCAGCTGTGGGAAGCCATTTTTGCTGCGGTGAGAGCCGACCTGGAGGACCCTGTAGCGGCCTGGGAAGAGCATATTGAACGACTGGAAACCAAGGCTGTGGCACTCAATAACAAAAAGTATCATGCACTTCATTTCCTCTCCCCCGGGACGGATCTTACAGTCGAGCTTCCAGAAGGCCATATTTGGGCGCAGGCGGGTAGCGTAAATGAGCAAGGCATCCCTTTTGTTGCCAATATCCCGACAGAGGAAGTATTCACCGCTCCATCCAAGCATGGCGTTAATGGTAAGGTGTCCAGCACCAAACCACTCAGCTACGGTGGCAGTATCATTGATCGTTTTTCACTCACATTCGAGAACGGACGCATCGTTGATTTTCATGCTGAAGAAGGTCAGGACACACTGGAAAGACTCATTTCGATGGATGAAGGATCACATTACCTCGGCGAAATCGCTTTGGTTCCCTTTCATTCACCGATCTCTGAGAGTGGCATCTTGTATTACACGACATTGTATGATGAGAATGCGTCCTGCCACCTTGCGATTGGCAGTTCCTATGCATTCAATATCGAAGGTGGCAAAACGATGTCTCCCGAAGAACTTGCTGCTCGCGGCATGAATTCCAGCATTACTCATGTGGACTTCATGATGGGCTCGCCCGAGACGGATATCTACGGTATTACGGCAAACGGTGAACGTGAAGCCATCTTCCTTAAAGGAGATTGGGCATTTTAA
- a CDS encoding aminopeptidase, translating to MNNFETNLQQYAELAVQVGVNIHPGQTLVVNAPISAAHFVRLIVKAAYGKGAKLVKVNWSDETVTRLHYDLAPDEAFSIEPKWFAAEMTELVEEGAAVLHVIAENPDLLNGVAQERIITSQKVRGKALEKYRSYQMADKFSWSIVAVPSPEWAAKVFPDLPEAQQVDRLWDVIFKTVRIGEQDAVAEWKTHLQNLDSRADLLNNKKYKKLHYTAPGTDLTIELPEGHIWVSGGSVNEQGHVFIANMPTEEVFTAPLKTGVNGTVRSTKPLSYGGNLIDGFSLTFENGRIVDYTAEQGLDALKNLIEMDEGAHYLGEVALVPHQSPISDTNILFYNTLFDENASNHLAIGNAYAFCLEGGKTMSKEELIERGMNSSLTHVDFMIGSGEMNIHGVTSEGAEDPIFLQGNWAV from the coding sequence ATGAATAATTTCGAAACGAATCTGCAGCAGTATGCTGAACTGGCTGTACAAGTCGGTGTCAATATCCATCCTGGACAGACACTTGTGGTTAACGCACCAATCTCGGCAGCACATTTTGTACGACTGATTGTCAAAGCAGCTTACGGTAAAGGTGCCAAATTGGTTAAAGTAAACTGGAGCGACGAAACGGTTACACGTCTACATTACGATCTTGCACCTGATGAAGCCTTCTCCATTGAACCGAAATGGTTTGCAGCTGAAATGACTGAACTCGTTGAAGAAGGAGCAGCTGTACTGCACGTCATTGCTGAGAACCCGGATCTGCTGAACGGTGTAGCTCAGGAACGCATTATTACGAGTCAAAAAGTGCGCGGTAAAGCGCTCGAAAAATATCGTTCATATCAGATGGCTGACAAATTCAGCTGGTCTATTGTAGCCGTTCCTTCTCCGGAATGGGCAGCTAAAGTATTCCCGGACCTGCCGGAAGCACAGCAAGTGGACCGCTTGTGGGATGTTATTTTCAAAACCGTACGGATCGGTGAACAGGATGCTGTTGCCGAATGGAAAACCCATTTGCAAAATCTCGATTCCCGCGCTGACCTGCTGAACAACAAAAAATACAAGAAGCTTCACTATACAGCGCCAGGCACAGACTTGACCATTGAACTTCCAGAAGGTCATATCTGGGTATCCGGTGGAAGTGTGAATGAGCAAGGACATGTCTTTATTGCCAATATGCCTACCGAAGAAGTATTCACAGCTCCCCTGAAAACCGGTGTTAACGGTACCGTTCGCAGCACGAAACCACTGAGCTACGGCGGTAATCTGATTGACGGATTCTCCCTGACATTTGAGAATGGTCGAATTGTAGATTATACCGCTGAGCAGGGACTAGACGCACTGAAAAACCTGATCGAGATGGATGAAGGCGCACACTATCTGGGTGAAGTTGCTCTTGTTCCTCATCAGTCACCGATTTCGGATACGAATATTCTGTTCTACAATACGTTGTTTGATGAGAATGCGTCCAATCATTTGGCGATCGGTAATGCCTATGCCTTCTGTCTGGAAGGTGGTAAAACGATGTCCAAAGAAGAGTTGATTGAACGTGGCATGAACTCCAGTCTCACTCATGTGGACTTCATGATTGGATCTGGAGAAATGAACATCCACGGTGTAACCTCCGAAGGTGCGGAAGATCCGATCTTCCTGCAAGGAAACTGGGCTGTTTAA